TTCTCCATGGTGATCTCCAGCTCCTCGTCGTGCAGCGCCACCCGCGCCGTCACCGGTGCGCCGCCCGCGTACCGGGCGGCGTTGGTCAGCCCCTCCTGGACGATCCGGTACGCCTCCCGGGACACCGCCCGCGGCACCCGCTCCAGCTCGCCCGACCAGGTCACCGCCGCCGTCGCGCCCGCGCCCTTCGCCAGCGAGGCGAGCGCCTCCAGGCCCGGCCCGGGCAGGTCGCCGGACGCCTCGTCGTCGCCCTGCCGCAACAGGCCCAGGACGTGGTCGAGTTCGCCGACCGTGCGCCGGGTGGTGTCCTCGATCGCCGCCAGCGCCTCCCGGACGAACTCCCGGTCGGCCGCCGCGTCACTGTCCAGCAGCAGGCGGGCCGCGCCGGCCTGGAGCGTCACCGCGCTCAGCGCGTGGCCCACCGAGTCGTGCAGCTCGCGGGCCAGCCGGTTGCGCACCGCCAGTTCCTCGGCCCGCCGCTCCGCGGCGGCCAGCCGGTCCGCCGGGCTAGGCCCGAGCAGGCGGGGAGCGCACCGGGCGAGCAGCGCGCCCGCCCCGGCCGCGACCGCCGCCAGGGCCACCAGCATCAGCAGCCCCGCGGGGACGCCCGCCCACTGCACCCAGGGCTCGTCCAGCTTCCAGAACCGGGTCATCTCCGAGTTCCGCAGCCGCTCCGAGAACGGCAGGGCGACGAGCGACAGGGCGAACGGCGGCAGCGCCAGCGTCGCGCCGCTCACCAGGGCGCCGATCCCCAGATGGAGGGTGAACCAGCCGGCCGTCCGCGTTTTCCCGGCCCGTCCCCGGGCCGGTCCGTCCGCCAGCTCCTCGGGCCGCACCCCGCACAGGGCCCGCGCGATCCCCACCGAGATCGGCCGGGCGAGAGGGAAGAGCGCGGTGATCGCGACGAGCGGCAGTGCGAACGCGTACGCGGCGAACTGCACGGCCAGAGAGGCGGCGAACATCCCCCGGGCGTCGAGCAGAGGCGACGTCACCACCGTGCCGAGCAGCCAGTACGGCATCAACAGCGCGCCGCCGAGGATCAGATGGACCCAGCGCATCAGGGCCCGCCGGCCGAACAGCGCGGTGACGGTGCGTCTCATGCGCCGCGCCGCCGCAGCATGACGGCCAGGCAGCCGGACAGCAGGATCCCCGTGATCATTTCTCCAGCGTAGGCGGTGATCATCAGCGCCGTGGGCTCCTTCGTCGGATCGTCCTCCGGCATCAGCGAGGCCAGCATCAGCCAGCCGCCCCAGCAGGCGAGGCTGCTCGCTCCCACCCACGACATCGCCAGCAGGGGACGGACCTGCCGCGAGCGGCCGAGCCGGAAGACCAGCGCCAGGGTGCCGATCACGGCGACGGCCACGAAGCCGACCCGCGCGGCCTCCAGCACGTAGAAGTCCGTGGTGCGCTCCGCGGCCCGGGCGGGTGTGAGCCCGCGCGCCGAACCCGATGCCCACAGCACGTGCAGCGCCGCCGGTACGAGCGTCAGCGCCGAGGCCACCACCGCCGTCGGCCGCATCCAGCGCCCCGAGAGGTCCGGGTCCATTTCGCCGACCCGGCCCGCCCACACGTGCGACCAGCGCTCCCGTGCGTACAGGACGAACAGCGTGCCGAGCGAGAACGCCTGCAGGATGAAGCCGCCGTAGACGACCCCGAAGACCCATTCGTCGAGGAACGGCCGTCCCTGCGCCGTGTGCTTCTCCGCCCCGGCCACCGCGGCCGTCACCAGCTGGAGGGGGAAGCCCACCACGATCGGGGCGAGCAGCCCGGTCGCGCCCCAGACGGGCAGGCCGAGCAGCCAGGACCGGACCCGCAGGCCCCAGGGCTGGGTGAGCAGCAGCGCGAGCACCACGACCGCCGCGTCCATCAGGATCGTCACGCTGTTCGCGACGGCCATGAGCCCGGGACGGTCGAGCAGCACGCTGCCCTCCGGGATGCCGATCCTGCTGCCGGCCACCCAGGCGACCTTCAGCGAGATGTACGGGAGGGTGGCCACGACGGCCAGGGCACGCAGCACGCGGCGGGGGCGGCTGGGCCGGGCGGGGAGAGCGGCGTGCGGAGCGAGTGTCTGCGTCATGGCTCCACCGTCCCGCCGGGGACACCCCCGCCACCTCCTGCGCGGAGACGAACCGCCTCCGCCGCGCGGGGGAGACAGGGTCGGTACCGGGGGAGGGCCGCCCCTGAATTGACCTCGAATTTCGATGCCTCAATGCACCATGTGCGCGGTCACTCACCTTCATAAGATGATCTTCATGAACGAGCAGACGAACACCTTCGCCCCCGTCCTGACCCGCGCCGCCGACGCCGAGACCGCCGCCGACCCGAGCTCCGTGATGACCCTGCTGGCCGACTCCGAAGCCACCGGCGGCGCGCTCACCAGCTACCGCTCGACGTTCGCGAAGGGCGCGGTCGGCGCCCCGGCGCACTTCCACACCAAGGCGTCGGAGATGTTCTTCGTCCTCGACGGCTCGCTGCAGGTGCTGCTCGGCGAGGAGCTGACCGTGCTGGAGCGCGGCGACTTCCTGCTCGTGCCGCCGCACACCCCGCACGCCTTCGCCGCCGCGCCCGGTGACACCGCCGACGTGCTGTTCGTGTTCACCCCCGGCATGCCGCGCTTCGACTACCTGCGGCTGCTCGGCCGGGTGATGCGCGGCGAGGCGAGCGTCCAGGAGATCAAGGACTCCTCGGAGCAGTACGACAACCACTACGTCGAGAGCCCGGTCTGGCAGGCGGCCCTCGCCGCCCGGTGACCGGGTGCGCCGCTCAGAGGCGCCGGGTCGCCAGCGTCAGCCGGTCCCGCGCGTCGAACAGGGCGTCCTTGATCAGCTGCTCGTGTCCGGGGGCCAGCCGGGCCACCGGCACCGAGCAGCTGACCGCGTCCCGCGCCGGCGTCCGGTACGGGATCGCGATGCCGAAGCAGCGCAGGCCGAGCGTGTTCTCCTCGCGGTCCACGGCGTAGCCCTGCTCGCGGACCAGCGCCAGCTCCTCGATGAGCCGCTCGCGGTCGGTGACGGTGTGCTCGGTGACCGCGGTCAGCCGTTCCGGCAGCATCCGGCGCACCTGCTCGTCGGTGTGCGTGGCCAGCAACGCCTTGCCCAGCGCCGTCGAATGGGCCGGCAGCCGGCGCCCGACACGGGTGAACGGCCGCAGATGGTGCTGGGACTGACGGGTCGCCAGATAGACCACGCTGGTGCCGTCGAGCCGCGCCAGGTGGATGGTCTCGGTGGTGTCGTCGGAGAGCCGGTCCAGGGTCGGCCGGGCCGCCGCGACGACCTCGTCGCCGTCGAGGTACGCGGCGCCGACGAGCAGCGCCCGGACGCCGATCCCGTACCGTGTGCCCGTCGCGTCGGTCTCCACCCAGCCGAGCTCGACGAGGGTGCGCAGCAACATGTACAGGCTGGACTTCGGGTAGCCGACGGCCTGCTGGACCGACGCCAGCGTGTGCATCCCGGGCCGGTCGGCGAAGTACTCCAGCAGTTCGACCGTGCGCACCGCGGACTTGACCTGAGCTCCGCCCGAATCGCCGCCCGTGGACATGTGCCCCTCCGCCCTCTTGTTTGAACGGTCCGCCCGTTCATACATTCACGTGCAGGAACTGCGTTCAGAGTAGCGAACAGGGGCGTGACGGTGGCAGCGGAACCAGTGTGGAGCGTGGACCCCCGGACCGGAAAGGCTCGCGAGCAGGTCGCGGTGGAGGCCACGGCCGAGGAGGTCGACCAGGCCGTCCGGGCCGCGCACGCCGCCCGCGCCGCGCTGGCCGACCGTACCGCCCGGGCGGCCCTGCTCCGCGCCGCCGCGGACCTGCTCGACGCGGCGGGCGAGCACGTCATCGAGGCCGCCGACGCCGAGACCGCGCTCGGTCCGACCCGGCTCACCGGCGAACTCGCCCGGACCACGGGACAGTTGCGGCTGTTCGCGGAGGCGGTGGAGGAGGGCTCCTTCCTCGACATCCGGGTCGACCGGCCGGACCCGGACCGCACCCCGCCCTGGCCCGACCTGCGCCGGATGAAGATCCCGCTCGGCGTCGTCGCCGTGTACGCCGCGAGCAACTTCCCGCTCGCCTTCTCCGTCCCGGGCGGCGACACCGCCAGCGCCCTCGCGGCCGGCTGCCCGGTCGTCGTCAAGGCGCACCCCGACCACCCGGCGACCTCCGAGCTCTGCGCCTCCCTGCTGCGCCGGGCCGCCGTCCGGGCGGGGCTGCCCGAGGACGTCGTCGTCCTCGTCCACGGCTTCGAGGCGGGCACGGAGCTGATCCGCCATCCGCTGGTCGCCGCCGCCGGGTTCACGGGCTCCGTACGGGGCGGGCGGGCGCTCTTCGACGCGGCCGCCGCCCGTCCGGTACCGATCCCCTTCCACGGCGAACTCGGCTCCCTCAACCCGGTCGTGGTCACCGAGGCCGCCGCCGAGGAGCGGGCCGCCGCGATCGGCGCCGGCCTCGCGGCCTCCATGACCCTCGGCGAGGGCCAGTTCTGCACCAAGCCCGGCTTCGTCCTGGCCCCCGAGGGAGAGGCCGGGGACCGGTTCCTGAAGGCGCTGACCGCGGCCGTCAGCGAGACCGAGCCGGGCGTGATGCTCGACCACCGCATGCGGGAGGCGTTCGTCGCCGGCGTGGCCGAACGAGCCGCGCTGCCCGGGGTGACCGCGCCGCTGACGCCGGGCGCGGGCGGCCCGCACACCGTCAGCGCCGGATGCCTGATGCTCCCCGCCGCACCGCTCGCCACCGCCGGGCCGCACGACCTGCTCCTGGAGGAGTGCTTCGGGCCCGTCACCGTCGTCGCCCGGTACGGTTCCCGGGAGGAGATCAGCGCGGTGCTGTCCCGGCTCCCCGGCAACCTCACCGCCACCCTCCACACGACCGACGAGGACCCCGAGGCCGCGTCCCTGCTCGCCGAACTCGCCCCGCTCGCAGGCCGCGTCCTCGTCGACGGCTGGCCCACCGGCGTCGCCGTCGCGCCCGCCCAGCACCACGGCGGCCCGTACCCGGCGACCACCGCGGCCTCCACCTCCGTCGGCACGGCCGCCGTCGAACGCTGGCTGCGCCCGATCACGTACCAGTCGACGCCGGACCGCCTGCTGCCCCCGGAACTGCGCGACGGCAACCCGCTGGGTCTGCCGAGGCGCGAGGGTTAGACGCTCAGGGCACCGTCACCACCGGTGCGCCACGGAACCTCCGCGCCCGCCCGTTCGTCCGACAGGTCGTGATCAGACCCGCCACCGCCGAGGACCTCGACGCCATCGCCGCGCTGCATCGCGCGGCGCGCGCCACCTACTACCGGGACCGGCTCCCGGAGGACGCGTACGACGGGCCGTCGGAGCTCGCGCGGTCCCGCGCCGCCTGGGCGACCGCCGTCGCGGAGGGACGGGTGCTGTGCGCCGTGCGGGACGGGGAGATCGCCGGGGTCGCCGCGCACGGCGTCCGCGACGGCGTGGCGCACCTCGGCCAGCTCCACGTCGCCCCCGCCCACTGGCGGCGCGGCGTCGGCACCGAGCTGCACCGCGCCTGCGTCGACGCGTGGCGGGCAGGGGGTGTGACGACCGTCCGGCTCGACGTGTACGAGCACAACACCCGCGCCCAGGCCTTCTACGCGGCGCACGGCTGGGAGGTCGACCCGGACGTCCCGCGCGCCTCCACGCACCTGGTGCTCCGGCTCACACTCGCGCCGTCCGAGGAATGGGACGCAGCCCGGCCGCGTTGACCCCGGGAGTGAGCGGAGGAGACCCCTCCGGGCCGTACGAGCGGAAGAGAAGCTGACACATGCGCGTCGAGATCTGGAGCGACATCGCCTGTCCCTGGTGCTACATCGGGAAGGCGCGCTTCGAGAAGGGGCTCGCGGCCTTCGCCCACCGCGACGACATCGAGGTCGTGCACCGCTCCTTCGAGCTCGACCCGAACCGCGCCAAGGGCGACACCGGCCCCGTCCTCGAGATGCTGGCGAAGAAGTACGGCCGGACCCTCGACGAGGCCCGCGCGATGGAGGAGCACGTCGCCTCCAACGCCCGTTCCGAGGGCCTGGAGTACCGCACCGAGGGCCGCGACCACGGCAACACCTTCGACATCCACCGGCTGCTGCACCTCGCCCGCGAGCGCGGCCGGCAGAACGAGCTGCTCGACCTCGCCTACCGGGCCAACTTCGCCGAGGAGCGCTCGGTCTTCGACGCGGAGACCCTGGTCGTGCTGGGCGTCGAGGCCGGTCTCGACGAGGCCGAGGTCCGTGCCGTCCTCGCCGACGGGTCCGCGTACGCCGACGCCGTACGGGCCGACGAGCGCGAGGCGGCCGAGCTGGGCGCGAACAGTGTGCCGTTCTTCGTGCTCGACCGCCGCTACGGGGTCTCCGGCGGCCAGCCCGCCGAGGTCTTCACGCAGGCGCTGGAGCAGGCATGGGACAGCCGCGCCCCGCAGCCGGTCGCGGTCATCGCCGCCGCCGGTTCCTCCGACGCTCCGGTCTGCGACGTGGACGGCACCTGCGAGGTCTGACCTCCGCAGGC
This sequence is a window from Streptomyces sp. HUAS YS2. Protein-coding genes within it:
- a CDS encoding sensor histidine kinase encodes the protein MRRTVTALFGRRALMRWVHLILGGALLMPYWLLGTVVTSPLLDARGMFAASLAVQFAAYAFALPLVAITALFPLARPISVGIARALCGVRPEELADGPARGRAGKTRTAGWFTLHLGIGALVSGATLALPPFALSLVALPFSERLRNSEMTRFWKLDEPWVQWAGVPAGLLMLVALAAVAAGAGALLARCAPRLLGPSPADRLAAAERRAEELAVRNRLARELHDSVGHALSAVTLQAGAARLLLDSDAAADREFVREALAAIEDTTRRTVGELDHVLGLLRQGDDEASGDLPGPGLEALASLAKGAGATAAVTWSGELERVPRAVSREAYRIVQEGLTNAARYAGGAPVTARVALHDEELEITMENPLPDRPPAVRPGGGRGLRGIGERARLLGGAAAAGPVDGVWRLSARLPLEAGR
- a CDS encoding cupin domain-containing protein, with translation MNEQTNTFAPVLTRAADAETAADPSSVMTLLADSEATGGALTSYRSTFAKGAVGAPAHFHTKASEMFFVLDGSLQVLLGEELTVLERGDFLLVPPHTPHAFAAAPGDTADVLFVFTPGMPRFDYLRLLGRVMRGEASVQEIKDSSEQYDNHYVESPVWQAALAAR
- a CDS encoding IclR family transcriptional regulator; translation: MSTGGDSGGAQVKSAVRTVELLEYFADRPGMHTLASVQQAVGYPKSSLYMLLRTLVELGWVETDATGTRYGIGVRALLVGAAYLDGDEVVAAARPTLDRLSDDTTETIHLARLDGTSVVYLATRQSQHHLRPFTRVGRRLPAHSTALGKALLATHTDEQVRRMLPERLTAVTEHTVTDRERLIEELALVREQGYAVDREENTLGLRCFGIAIPYRTPARDAVSCSVPVARLAPGHEQLIKDALFDARDRLTLATRRL
- a CDS encoding aldehyde dehydrogenase (NADP(+)); this translates as MAAEPVWSVDPRTGKAREQVAVEATAEEVDQAVRAAHAARAALADRTARAALLRAAADLLDAAGEHVIEAADAETALGPTRLTGELARTTGQLRLFAEAVEEGSFLDIRVDRPDPDRTPPWPDLRRMKIPLGVVAVYAASNFPLAFSVPGGDTASALAAGCPVVVKAHPDHPATSELCASLLRRAAVRAGLPEDVVVLVHGFEAGTELIRHPLVAAAGFTGSVRGGRALFDAAAARPVPIPFHGELGSLNPVVVTEAAAEERAAAIGAGLAASMTLGEGQFCTKPGFVLAPEGEAGDRFLKALTAAVSETEPGVMLDHRMREAFVAGVAERAALPGVTAPLTPGAGGPHTVSAGCLMLPAAPLATAGPHDLLLEECFGPVTVVARYGSREEISAVLSRLPGNLTATLHTTDEDPEAASLLAELAPLAGRVLVDGWPTGVAVAPAQHHGGPYPATTAASTSVGTAAVERWLRPITYQSTPDRLLPPELRDGNPLGLPRREG
- a CDS encoding GNAT family N-acetyltransferase, whose amino-acid sequence is MIRPATAEDLDAIAALHRAARATYYRDRLPEDAYDGPSELARSRAAWATAVAEGRVLCAVRDGEIAGVAAHGVRDGVAHLGQLHVAPAHWRRGVGTELHRACVDAWRAGGVTTVRLDVYEHNTRAQAFYAAHGWEVDPDVPRASTHLVLRLTLAPSEEWDAARPR
- a CDS encoding DsbA family oxidoreductase — protein: MRVEIWSDIACPWCYIGKARFEKGLAAFAHRDDIEVVHRSFELDPNRAKGDTGPVLEMLAKKYGRTLDEARAMEEHVASNARSEGLEYRTEGRDHGNTFDIHRLLHLARERGRQNELLDLAYRANFAEERSVFDAETLVVLGVEAGLDEAEVRAVLADGSAYADAVRADEREAAELGANSVPFFVLDRRYGVSGGQPAEVFTQALEQAWDSRAPQPVAVIAAAGSSDAPVCDVDGTCEV